The sequence agcacaTTACAAGGTTTAAAGGCTACAAAAACCCCACTGCAGAGATCTCCATTTCCCTCCTTACAGCCTGAGGAATGTTTCTGTGGGAATGACCAGTGGCTTTCTTTATCTCCTGACCCGTGGCAGCAGCACTAAATCCCTCTCTGTCTCCTCTGGCTCAGGCTGAGAAGTGTTATCGATCTGTTTGcaatccctgggagcaggagatgtGAGCAGAATTCAAGGATTTGGGGGCTTTCATGAAGGAGATTATTGCTGAGCCATAGCAGCTCGGTCCTGAGGGCTCAGCCACGGGAATTGCCAATTACTGCTCAGGGTTTctcctgggcagggcttggcagGGAGAATTTAAAGATGCCCGTAGCGTTTTGAGGTGGTGGACAATGCCCAGTGTCCTACTTCTCTTTCATCTGGCTCAGAGGCTGCTGTCACATCTCTTTTTTTGTGCTTGAACATCACTGAACCGGCCTAACCTCAGTTCTAGGAGGTCTGGTGAGAGCCCTCAGATGCTCTGTCAAACTCCTGTTTCTAGCATAAAATCGGGAATGAATGGAAAATCTTAACCAGAAGCTTGGTGTAAGTGCTGAAGGCAGATTTGGTGAGATAATTCCTACatctgcagcagtggcagatgATTGGCGGGAAGGTCACTCAGTGTTTCCTGCCCGCAAATGTCTGTGTCTGCCCTCAAAACCAGAATGTGGTAGGCCAGACCTCTGGGAAGtactaaaagaaaaggaagtggtgccttgtgaaggctgacctagaacagagactggacagagttaaagaataaagtagggacTTATTAGAAGGCTTtaatggatccaccttgggcagcacaagagcccagccagggctacacccaagataaacccaaaatggtcactAAATGGACAAGCGGTCATGAgatctctcacttttataagttttggtccatttgcatattggggttaattgtccagttacagcttcagcttatgaagtcccatccttcttatttttctctctttattctgctgttgtttgtgctcttgggcctaAGATTTGGATTGGTTGcccttggtccccagctggagaagaaattgttttgtctccctgctctgtgaagagagccTGCTACCCCTTATAAGAAGCTCAGAATTGCACACTAAAGCAGTGCAGaatctgaaaaacataaaatctaaaacctgaggcatcataAGAAGAACAAAATATGTGCAGAGCACTCCCCAGCCGGGCAGATGGAAAGGTTTAATAGCGGTGGTTGAGTTCAGAGCTTGTGAATCACCCAGAGCGAAGTGTGGAGTTTTGTGACTGagttcctttaaaaacaaagctaatTTTTGGAGGGAAACAAAAGCCAAATGCTGGCTGAATTCCTGCTGAGTCTGGGGCCAGTCTGTCACTTTGGAAAGGGCAAAAGCAACTAAAGGACACGTCCCTGTGAGCGCACTTTTGCCCGATAAGAAGTTGACAGTGAGAATGTGGAAGGACAGCAGAGGTCACACCATGAAACGAGAAGTTTCTgataggaaggaaggaaaaagtcCCCAACTGTTGATCCTGTGcagcttttttttgcttttgtcacCTCTACAAGAAGTTGAATTTTCATGTGCAGAGTAGAGGAGATTCAAGGAggttttaaggaatttttgcaGCAACTTTGAATGATGTTGTTCTCGAGCTGCTgaaaattccagggaatggGGGCAAAGCCAGTTGTGAAAACACCCTCAGAGGGTAATTCCTGAGGATTATTGGTCCAACCAACTGGAGCAatgaaggaattcttccctgtgagggtggtgaggccctggcagaggtttcccagagaagctgtggctgctccatccctggaagtgtccaaggccaggttggatggggcttggagcaacctgggctaaTGGAAgatttccctgcccatggcaggggttgggaTGAGATCATCTTAAAtctccctttcaacccaaaccatccctgtgaTTTTAAGTGATTTTGATGGATGCAATAAAAGAGTGAACAAGAAGATTGGATGCAGTTAAATCAAGATAAATAAATTATAGATTACTGTAGATAAAACTTAGACACTTAAATGTAGGGTGACAAATAACTGGTTCAGTTACAATTCAGAACCACAGTGACAACAGTGTCACATTCCAGCCATGGAAACAGGCGTCACCCAAGGGGACACGGGCAGAAATGTCATGTGCAAGATACACAAAGTGGCCTTTCCACCCTGGCAAAGGCTCAGCTGAAGCCCTGGTGCCCAAATCTCTCCGCAGCACTTCCAAAAATGCAGAGCATTTGGAGAGGGaccagaggagagggaggagagaaggTCAGAGATCCTGGAAATGTGACCTTGTCAGAAAGGTTGGGAGggttttagtttgtttgttgAAAATGAGAATATGCTGAGGAAAGTTGCAGGAATCTTCTTCATGATGCAAGAAAAATGACACAGCAAAgaagaaagtaataaaataatttatgtgcCCTGTGATGGAAATATGGgagaacagaacaaaaacaGATGCTAAgagatattaaaattaaattcctaAAGGGATCACAGTCTCTGAGCAATTCCAGGCTGAGGAATCTTCCTTGTTGGAAACTCTCAGGGACATCTTAAGCAAATATCTGCCTGGTCTTGTCCAGCATTGCAGCAAGGACTTGAcaatcttagaggtcttttccacccTTAATGTGATTCTGCAAAGAGGATCAAGACATTTTATGATTTTTGCTGGACACAAAACTCACAAAACAGTAAATTTATGGgttgaaaaggcaaaaaaccctCTTTGATCGGCTGAGAGATCAAGAGTTTTGACCAAAATTTGGTCATTAGGGTCTAGGATGAGATCCAGGGTACCTGAGAAGGATCAAATGCCAGTTTCCACATTTTCTTATGTCCCAGTTTTAGGCCAGAAAGCTGAAATCTCTTATTCTGGGTCTAGACTGGGCACAGAAATGTGCTGTGTAAAAGTCCTTAAATCCGTTGGGAATCTGCTGCCAATATCAAATGTCACTGGTGAGGAATCCCACCATGAACCTGTGATCCTGGATCTCTGTGAGCTTTCCAATTCATCCTGGGTCACACTGAGAACGTTGCCTTTGAAAATTCTCCTCTTCTGCCCATGTTACTTTGCTTCAATCAGGAATTGTGGGCactaaatcaattttttttttttaaataatgaatagTCATTTTTCCACACCCAAAACTGGCCGAAGGTCCTGCTCTTCCAGGCACGCTGGAGAACCATTCCAAAGGATGTAGGAGTAGGGGGTTGATACATCAGTGATAATTTATTAATTAGATGCCTCTTTCTCAACCAGATTCGTATCGTGGTTTCTGGGAAACCATCATGTGTGGGGGAAATTTTGGCACTCTGGTCATCATTCCCGCGTGCCAGGAGCGATGGAGCAATGCGAGTGTCTCACTGCCAGAAGGAGGACAACACTTGGGAGCAGGATGCCTTTAACATGAAAAGTTCTTTCACCTCTGCCGCTGATTTAATCTACAAAAATTCCCAGTGTTGCATTTTCTAGGAAGACACGTGGCAAACCACTATGagggaggaagcagcaggacGGAAAAGTCTCTAAAATActcaaaaactgaaattattaaggggaaaaaaaacccattttgtTATGCTTTCTATCACTTCCAGCTTGCCTCCTTTTGGAAGATCCCAAGGACCGCAGTGTGGATTTAATGGTTGGagcaccaccagagctccagcactggAAAGAAGAATCAATTAATCAGATTCTCATTTCTCAAATCACTGCCTGAGGTGCAAAAGGACATTGGTGACACCATCACACCGCTGCAGAGATGGTGACAGCCCTCTAGAGCTCTGCCACGTGGAAAAATGTCACCACCTTCCCCCTAACCCTTGTCTtaagcaggagcagcaggagaggctcaCCTTGTtccacacagagcacagcagccagcaagGTGACCAGAGGAGTCCTCATCTCCAGCAGatcctcccagcagcactgggaagctGCTTGGAGGGCAGGTTTTATACCCCagcccaacagcagcagcagttttacAGGTTCCAGGTGGACATGAAATCAACCCGAGGGTGTGGAATGTTCATGTGTGGGAGTTTTCCACGCCAGGGCCCTTGGAAAAGGGCTGGCACCTTGGGGAAAAGCCCTCTCAGCCACACATTTCTTGCTCTTCTGGTCGTGTGAGTGATAAGAAGTCAGGAtctgctctctcctcctctgaattttttcctttcctcccttccagAGCCGCTGCTCTGATgaaagcagagcctggaggCACGGGGAGATTGTCCTAGGAATGAATTTTTCTGGTCCCTTTGCATGGACAGCACGTGATGTTCCAGGGTTTGCACCATTCATTGGCTTTAATTATTCAACAGCCCCAGACTCAGCCTCTGAGCTGGCCTAAGCTGGTTTACCTCAAAATCAGTGTGTTTTACACTAAATTAAATTAGCTAATGGTTGGTTAAACAGAagattttcctcaaattttcacGTCAGTCTTAATTTCTTTATCAATTTTCCTCTGGTTAATCCCTCTGCTCActctttttcctgcttgtaATCCTCCAATACCTTGTACAATTTTGATTTAATGAAGTTTTGCTGCTATCCAGGGATTCTGTAGAGGCGCTGCTTTTTTTCCATGCCCAACAGTTTCTTGAAATCAGGCTTCCATTTCCAAGCCCACAAATTGGCACCCTGGAATTGCAGTTCTGCTCTGGAAAGAGCCATCCCTCAAAGTGTCATTTTTTCAAATTCTCCTCTTAAATCAACccttttgcttttattcctCTGTGTTGTTCCTCTCCTCTAAATTCCTTAAAATCTGTTCCTGACAGTCTGGGATAGAGACCCTCATTCAAGATGCATCTTGTAAGAGCTCGAGCTGCCAAGTCCACAGAGCTTTTTCTAAAACAAGATTAGTCCTggacagcagaaagaaaatattgtcaAACCCCGCTTTTTCTGGCAATTATGGAATAACTTAACTGGCAATTCCCTGCACGTAGCCATCAGCAGGGCATTTTTGACTGTTTCGAACATGAATCATTCCAACCCTAGATGATTTACTGATCCATGTGATTTTCTGACACTTTTTCAGGCCCTCCTGATCCCGGAATGATGTCATCAGGTGGTGAATTCCAGAGTTGTCCAAGCCCTGTGTCCAAACTGACATTCCCTGGGTTTTGGAGGTTGGTGAGGTCGGTGGTGATGATCAAATTGAGCCTTGTGCTTCACCCAGGACAGCTTGGTCCTTTGCCCCAGTGTTTTGCAAACAGGTTTTTCTCCCTCATTAGTGGGTGTGGCTCCTTGCTGGCATTTTGCAATGAGACTGAAagaacctttttttccccctatttttgGTCTTATTTATCCCATAGACTTGTTCTGTTTattcctttccccttccatATCCCAGCTCCTGTTGATTTCCATAGAATCATAGACTAGGTTggtaggaagggaccttaaaaaccaccttggaccttaaaaatcacctcatgccatgggcagggacaccttccactatcccaggctgctccaagccccatccaacctggctttgttGACTTTTCTGACATTCATTTTATTCCCACATGAATCTTCTGGGAATAGGATCAGCACAAGTCAGACTTAGACATGGACTTGGACTTTTGACTTTGACATTGACTTTGACTTTTTGACTTTTTGACTTTTTGACTTTGACTTTGACTTTGAAGGAGCAGTGAGACTGAAACATTCCCAGCACATCCAACAAATATGTACTAAGGAGAGAAAtttgggtgggaaatgggaaattttctGAGTTTTCTGGGAGCTGTCTCCAGGACGTGAATGTCTTCCTTAGCACTGTGGTTCTGAGGTACCTTGGAATGCTGGAGCATTCCCTCTTCCTGGTGCACGGAGAGcatggaaaagagatttttttcccaactgGGCAGATTACAAAACTCAAAAGCACTCAGAGGCATCACTCAAGGATCCAGCATGGAGAGGGTGCCTGGGATCACAGCCTGGgggagggcctggagcagggacaccaagTGAGGAGTAAATTGAGGaagactgggggaaaaaatccccaaggaAGCTGAGTCACTTCTCTGGAGTAATCTTATTATCCATACAGGAAAATTAAAGTGGATCAAATTGGAGCCATGAGTTGGCAGTGGACTCAAATTGGAGCCATGGGTTGGCTCTGTGACAAGGAAGCAGCGGTCAGCTTTGGGAAAAGGGTTGGTTTTGTCCCTTTCCATGGCTTCCAGAAGATTTTTAGACTCACTGAGGGTGTTGCTTTGACCTCTTGCATCCATCCTGTCTCTTGCTTTGGCATTGAGGTGCTGTGTTGGGTCTGGGCAAATAAACAGGGAAAAGTGGGAGAAGTTTCATGTTGTGGGGAAAAAGGCAGGGGAATTATtcaaggagagcagcaggcagcacagatcCTTCAGAACCAATGGTGGGAAAGCCccaagggagggaaaagaagggcCAAAGTTAAAGCACCTTTGCAGATGCCTCATTCAGGCAGGGACGGCCTCCTTGGCTGATCCAGGTCCTGGTGCAGTGACTCAGAGctctgaaaaattacttttatataatccacagggagagagaggcagTTACCTCCCAGGATCAATCCCAGCTACTGGAATTGATGGGATCAATCCCATCTCCTTCCCAAAAGCCCTCCAGGCATCACAGATGTCTCTGCTCATGGGGCAGCTGAATGCTGCCATGTGAGGAGTGTGCAGCCATGGGAGGCACCAGAAACCCGGGGTGATGGGAAGATTTGGAATTAGGGAGCAGCGCCCGCGTGGGAGGTGCCAATCAGGATTTCTCGGGAAGGCTGGCAGAGTCTCCTCTTACACAACAATCCAAGGGGAGGGTTCACCACAGGAGCTCTCATGTTTTTAGGACCTCCCGTGCCTCGGGGAAGTTGCTGCTCCCGCCTCCAGATAAGGGCTTTGGGACATGGGTCAGCTTTGGAGCACGTGGATGTGTTTTGTTGGGCACCAGGGAAGAACCTGTGGGGTCAGGGGGAAATTAGGCAAGAAGGAGccagccaggatggagctgctcccttAGGGATGGCACTTCTGGATTTCCAGGGTTGTTTATAACTTTTCCATGCAACAGCTCCAGGGGGTGCCCCACGTGCTTCCATCCCCTTTGCCATGCCAGGatccttcccatcccaaaacTGAGGTACCTGCCAAGTTCAGGCAGCTCAAGACATGACCTTAATTTTAAACCTGGCTGCCAAGGGCAGGTCTGGACTCCCAAACTTAGCAGTACAAGACCCGAGGCCGTACCAGCCCTGTCTTGgcctttccctgtgccagccatTGTCCCTAAGGAATCCTGAACTTGTGGATGGCACTGGAGGAAGATTGTTCCAAATAGTTCAGTTGTCACCATGTTAGGAGTGGGGTGTGGGGCAGAATAGGGCCAGCCAAGGTCATGGAATTGGCTTGTTTGGGGTTATTGGACCTGTCACTTGAATATCCCTAAATTTGGCAGGAAGGGATGCAGGGTGAGGAGAATAAATTGGGAAGATGGATGGAGACAGCTCAGCTGGGATAGGCAATAAAATCCGTGGGGAGAATGGGGAGACTCATGGCCAAAATCAAAGTATCCTTGGCCAATCTTGCATTTACTGAGGAGGAAACAATGAGTTGAAGCACGGAAATAGAGTTTGGATGGAAAAACCCAGAGTAAGACTGGAGGAAGAAGCCAACGAGGAAATCTGGGAGAGAAAACAACGAGGGAATGCAGAGCTGGGGTTGGACATGGATGGGAGGAAGGTGAAGAGGAAGGGATAAGGGAAGATTGGCATGAACTGGAGCCATGAGCCCAGGTTTCCTCTGCACAGCTGTTGGAAAGAACAAAGATGTGGCTGTTCTTGAGTGTTGTTCCTCTAATCCCAGAAAATGCCTGCCAAATGGAGCTGTGCAAGGAACTTAGGGAGAGAAAACCAGCTGGGTGAGTTGCACCCAACTGGTTTCCCTGGGAGATCTCCCTCAGGATGATCCTTGTGCAGAGCTCCTTCCTCCCAGGAGAAAGTTCAGCCTCCCTGGAAGGGTCGGAGGGAGCAAAGCTCTCATTCCTATGATCATCCACAAGGAAGGTCAGAGCAGGGTAATGAGTCCCTTCAATTTTACCTTGATCAGCAAACATAAAAGGTTTATTTGCAGtgtgaatattttttcacaGATGAGTCTGCAAAATTCCAGGTTTGTTTCCAGAAACCATCTGTCTTTTCCTATGATTTTCCTTTAAGCATGGtacatttctcccttttctaAATAATCCTAATGCTTCTAAAGGAACTTCCACTGAGAGATCTTAAAtcagtttaaagaaaatactcCATATCCCTTCCCTGCCTTGTCCCCTCTGTTTCCAAGAGAACTCAAGAGCTCCTTCCAGGCAGCTGACCCAGGAGAGGAATTGAAAGGAAGTTAAATAGAATTCAGTTTATTCCAAAATGGAGTCacaaaaatgccatttctgccagtgcagaaaaaataaaatctggggAGAGGCTTCCTGAAGTGAATGCAGagtaattttaatatatttcagcATTATTCCCATTCAACTTGCAGGCGAAAACGCCTCCGCTTTTATCCCAAAACATGGATACATCCAGCAGCTACACCCAGTGTGCCACACCACGCAGCCAcataatagaataaaataacactttattGTGCCCAGTTTCTGTTTAACAACTGGAATATTAAAGGCTTTCTCAGAGCAAAATGATACagggtggaaaatggggaaaaaaaatattggcaCAAGAGAATGGCGGGGATAAAATGAAAGGCGAAAAACGCACGGAGTTATAAATGCCAGGAGTAGGAGAGATGGTGGCCACATGGGGCCATTCTGCACGTGCAGGGCTTCATTTTACCCCTTTCTCTCCCAAACATCATTTTATGTTTATCATTTTATGATCATTTCATCAGAGCgtggaaagagcaaaaaaaaaacctcctgatGGGAGGTGACCTTCCAGGTgggaggcacagggcagcatTCCCACCTGATGGATCGCAGCTTGAACCATGCCATGCAAAGCCAAGCAGCTcattttccccccccaaaaaaacccctcaaaaacccATCCTGAGGATGCAGGCGAGACTGGCCAGGACGCCCAGGGTGAGGAGGGTGGAACTGGTTTTCACACTGTTGGCCCCACTCATGTTGCACAAGGAGCTCTCGCAGCAGCTGGTGGCGACTCCGGCTATGCCGATGTTCAGGTCAATTGTTGGGCAAAATGCAGAACATTTCTTGGTGATTCGCTGGCTCCGGTCACTGCCTGGagtgggagggagagaaaacagcaggaaaagttcAGGTTTTcgtctcaattttttttttttttttaggcagGTTTCAGTCATAGCCTGGCCGTGCAATCCCGTGGGGAATTTGTTATTCTGCCCTCGATGCCGTTGGGTTTTCCCTTGGGTTTCATCACATTCCATCATTATTTGTGTATGTGTGACCTATGGACACCCTCTCCAGGCCTTACAAATGCTTTGCTGGTTTCGGGGCCAGCCAGCTGAGGGCAAGAATTTGGGACTTATTTGTACAATGTGAGATTGCAAGACTTTGGCACTGTGCCTTGGGATTGCTTCTTCCATAGCACCCAGCACTTTCCATTTCCACCACCTCATGGGCATAAACTTGAGCTTGGAGTTGAGACAAGGagtttaataataaaaaatataataaaaaataattatttttattccagcATCTCCCTGTCCTGAGAGTGTTTAATCAGCAGTATTAATTTCTGAGTTTAATCAGAAGTATTTTTACAATATGTTGCAACAGGCGCGGGCCAAGTTCCCACCTTCCCAAGATTTGTTCTCTGCATGCTAAAATCCTCATTAATTCCTCCATTGTACTGCCTGGTGGGAGGAGGATGAGTGTCAGCCCCACCTGAGCCCCACCTTGTCCTCAGGGCCTTGGGAAAGCTCCACACTCACCAGTTCCTGAGGTGGAATAGGTTGTCAGACAATACTTCTCGTGATCCGAGCATTTGGTGGTGCTGAGACAATGGATGTTGGAAGTAGCATCCTTGCACGTGAAGCAGGTCAGGgagaaagctgcaaaagaagCACAAAAACATCCATCAGGCACCTGGGAATATCCTCAGGAGCACAAAACTGagggtggatggatggaggatcCATCAAGCCCAGTGGCCACAGGCAAAAAATTCCTGCATGGGTTAAACTTGGCTCCAAGGACTCTCGGGGAGCCAGATTAAGCTCAAATTGCTGCCACAGCTGTGGTTTGCTCATTTAGGAACCTTCAGGGATCTTC comes from Zonotrichia leucophrys gambelii isolate GWCS_2022_RI chromosome 2, RI_Zleu_2.0, whole genome shotgun sequence and encodes:
- the LOC135443429 gene encoding lymphocyte antigen 6E-like gives rise to the protein MKLFLLVVLGVALCTESAFSLTCFTCKDATSNIHCLSTTKCSDHEKYCLTTYSTSGTGSDRSQRITKKCSAFCPTIDLNIGIAGVATSCCESSLCNMSGANSVKTSSTLLTLGVLASLACILRMGF